From a single Stigmatopora nigra isolate UIUO_SnigA chromosome 21, RoL_Snig_1.1, whole genome shotgun sequence genomic region:
- the tmem222b gene encoding transmembrane protein 222b: MADSSEKESAKNYEIASERINPMAGRFPHCIVWTPIPVLSWLFPFIGHMGICTSTGVIRDFAGPYFVSEDNMAFGKPTKYWMLDVSKVYTGAWDSAVHDASEEYKHRMHNLCCDNCHSHVAMALNLMRYDDSASWNMLKLCLLLLLRGKHISCAGFLKTWLPFLTLVAVAATVALAVHLR; the protein is encoded by the exons ATGGCGGACTCTAGCGAGAAGGAAAGCGCAAAAAACTATGAAATTGCGTCGGAGAGGATTAACCCAATGGCTGGTCGCTTTCCCCACTGTATCGTGTGGACGCCCATTCCCGTGTTGTC TTGGCTGTTTCCCTTTATTGGACACATGGGCATCTGCACGTCAACTGGGGTCATCCGAGACTTTGCCGGACCCTATTTTGTCTCC GAGGACAACATGGCTTTTGGGAAACCGACAAA GTACTGGATGCTGGATGTTAGCAAAGTGTACACGGGCGCCTGGGACTCGGCGGTGCACGATGCTTCCGAGGAGTATAAGCACAGGATG CACAACCTGTGTTGCGACAACTGCCACTCGCACGTGGCCATGGCTCTCAACTTGATGCGCTACGACGACAGCGCCTCGTGGAACATGCTCAAGCTTTGCCTCCTGCTGCTCCTGCGTGGGAAGCACATCAG TTGCGCCGGCTTCCTGAAAACATGGCTGCCATTCCTCACGCTGGTGGCCGTCGCCGCCACAGTGGCGCTGGCCGTCCACCTGCGGTGA
- the LOC144214885 gene encoding uncharacterized protein LOC144214885 has product MACGIYLGVLLVYLLQAEHVICSWASQEARGMTYVGFGQYGDGHLRRKEILPQNNFRQAAMARASAQSGSDGLSRAHGLANPRSAYSSLKMVRPRPAAANVAVPKKPKRPYLSSPVASSGSVSRHHQRASHPTGRKDAGLERGGGEVRSSIFLPGYGKRKFLAGMKTSAKGTASKVQMGQETVRWRQASPKHSRGQMSFKSQRQWRQWPGADRRLSSPMDVLIIPERYGGFPIRRLKEPKPPKVALGRSAARHLRPETKWTRVKLPF; this is encoded by the exons ATGGCTTGTGGAATTTATTTGgg GGTCTTGCTGGTTTATTTGCTTCAAGCGGAACATGTGATCTGCTCGTGGGCTTCTCAAGAAG CTCGAGGCATGACGTACGTCGGCTTTGGCCAATACGGCGATGGTCATCTGAGACGCAAGGAGATACTTCCCCAGAATAATTTCAGACAAGCGGCCATGGCCAGGGCCTCGGCGCAAAGTGGCAGCGACGGACTCTCAAGGGCACACGGACTAGCCAATCCTCGGTCCGCTTACTCGTCGCTCAAAATGGTTCGACCGCGCCCGGCGGCTGCAAATGTGGCTGTTCCCAAAAAGCCCAAGCGGCCTTACCTTTCGTCGCCCGTGGCGAGTTCTGGCTCTGTGAGTAGACACCACCAGCGAGCCTCCCACCCGACTGGAAGAAAGGATGCCGGACTTGAGAGGGGCGGAGGCGAAGTGCGCTCATCCATTTTTCTTCCCGGCTACGGCAAGCGAAAGTTCTTGGCCGGTATGAAGACGTCCGCCAAAGGCACCGCCTCCAAAGTCCAGATGGGTCAAGAGACGGTGAGATGGAGGCAAGCCAGCCCTAAGCATAGCCGAGGCCAGATGAGCTTCAAAAGTCAACGGCAATGGCGTCAGTGGCCGGGGGCAGACAGACGACTCTCCTCCCCCATGGACGTCCTGATCATCCCAGAGCGCTACGGCGGCTTTCCCATCCGGCGCCTGAAGGAGCCCAAGCCTCCGAAGGTGGCCCTTGGCAGGTCCGCTGCTCGCCATCTGAGACCGGAGACCAAGTGGACCAGAGTCAAGTTGCCATTCTGA